Proteins from a genomic interval of Gadus macrocephalus chromosome 2, ASM3116895v1:
- the LOC132451216 gene encoding coiled-coil domain-containing protein 106-like, with amino-acid sequence MKIQRLEERVKHLEEANIDLKKDKDFLLSRFDEKPGPSHKSAKKEVISTSSETPSASSSDESFFSEEEEVKVKEKKKKRKTKKPMKTLEPHSRSRMTTIDGVVRRYMRALKSFKKTGSMKRAFEHLGVDRNTIARTAPIAEVHIIFPDIFEGLSKDSHDKISTFTERCREAITAEMASTLTHKKNAGELLPITYKMT; translated from the exons ATGAAAATACAACGCCTGGAGGAGCGGGTGAAGCACCTGGAAGAGGCTAACATCGATCTCAAAAAGGACAAAGATTTTCTGCTTAGTAGATTTGACGAGAAGCCAG GTCCTTCTCACAAGAGTGCAAAGAAAGAAGTCATCTCTACCTCCTCTGAAACACCCTCAGCCTCATCCTCTGATGAGTCATTCTTCtcagaggaagaagaggttaaggtaaaggagaagaagaagaagaggaagaccaAGAAGCCAATGAAAACCTTAGAGCCACACAGTCGCTCAAGGA TGACAACCATCGATGGCGTGGTGCGGCGCTACATGAGGGCTCTCAAGAGCTTCAAAAAAACTGGATCCATGAAGCGAGCCTTTGAGCATTTGGGGGTGGACCGGAACACCATAGCAAGGACCGCCCCAATCGCTGAGGTCCACATCATTTTCCCAGACATATTTGAGGGTTTGAGTAAAGATAGCCATGACAAAATCTCCACCTTCACAGAGAGGTGCAGGGAAGCCATaacagcagaaatggcgagcACACTGACGCACAAAAAAAATGCAGGTGAACTACTGCCGATCACTTACAAAATGACCTAA